One Lepus europaeus isolate LE1 chromosome 7, mLepTim1.pri, whole genome shotgun sequence DNA segment encodes these proteins:
- the CLCF1 gene encoding cardiotrophin-like cytokine factor 1 isoform X2 — MRGGGSPGCRWGQGGEEPPQQSACPVACTPEEQGPCDRCHHCSQAASAPENPDWPAGPLQRSPLCPVLRETFPTTAVLSPRRLLTLSRPSTSAALVLILAQSGDSWGMLACLCTVLWHLPAVPALNRTGDPGPGPSIQKTYDLTRYLEHQLRSLAGTYLNYLGPPFNEPDFNPPRLGAETLPRATVNLEVWRSLNDKLRLTQNYEAYSHLLCYLRGLNRQAATAELRRSLAHFCTSLQGLLGSIAGVMAALGYPLPQPLPGTEPAWAPGPAHSDFLQKMDDFWLLKELQTWLWRSAKDFNRLKKKVQPPAAAVTLHLEAHGF, encoded by the exons atgcggggtggggggagccctggCTGCAGATGGGGACAGGGCGGAGAGGAGCCCCCCCAGCAGAGTGCCTGCCCTGTTGCGTGCACCCCTGAAGAGCAGGGTCCCTGTGACCGATGCCACCACTGCTCTCAGGCTGCGTCCGCACCTGAGAATCCGGACTGGCCGGCTGGACCACTGCAGAGGTCcccactgtgccctgtgctccGCGAGACATTTCCGACCACTGCAGTCCTGAGCCCTCGCCGGCTCCTCACCCTGAGCCGCCCCTCAACTTCCGCAGCGTTAGTTCTCATCCTCGCACAGTCAG ggGACTCGTGGGGGATGTTAGCTTGCCTGTGCACCGTGCTCTGGCacctccctgcagtgccagctctcAATCGCACAGGGGACCCGGGGCCTGGCCCCTCCATCCAGAAAACCTATGACCTCACCCGCTACCTGGAGCACCAACTCCGCAGCTTGGCTGGGACCTAC CTGAACTACCTGGGCCCCCCCTTCAACGAGCCTGACTTCAACCCACCGCGGCTGGGGGCAGAGACCCTGCCCAGGGCCACGGTCAACCTGGAAGTGTGGCGAAGCCTCAATGACAAACTGCGGCTGACCCAGAACTACGAGGCCTACAGCCACCTCCTGTGTTACCTGCGGGGCCTCAACCGCCAGGCTGCCACGGCCGAGCTGCGGCGCAGCCTCGCCCACTTCTGCACCAGCCTCCAGGGTTTGCTGGGCAGCATTGCAGGTGTCATGGCGGCCCTGGGCtacccactgccccagcccctgcccgggaCTGAGCCCGCctgggcccctggccctgcccacagcGACTTCCTCCAGAAGATGGACGACTTCTGGCTGCTGAAGGAGCTGCAGACCTGGCTGTGGCGTTCAGCCAAGGACTTTAACCGGCTCAAGAAGAAGGTGCAGCCCCCGGCGGCTGCAGTCACCCTGCACCTGGAGGCCCACGGCTTCTGA
- the CLCF1 gene encoding cardiotrophin-like cytokine factor 1 isoform X3, with product MGTQRGLEAASAPENPDWPAGPLQRSPLCPVLRETFPTTAVLSPRRLLTLSRPSTSAALVLILAQSGDSWGMLACLCTVLWHLPAVPALNRTGDPGPGPSIQKTYDLTRYLEHQLRSLAGTYLNYLGPPFNEPDFNPPRLGAETLPRATVNLEVWRSLNDKLRLTQNYEAYSHLLCYLRGLNRQAATAELRRSLAHFCTSLQGLLGSIAGVMAALGYPLPQPLPGTEPAWAPGPAHSDFLQKMDDFWLLKELQTWLWRSAKDFNRLKKKVQPPAAAVTLHLEAHGF from the exons ATGGGTACCCAGAGGGGCCTAGAG GCTGCGTCCGCACCTGAGAATCCGGACTGGCCGGCTGGACCACTGCAGAGGTCcccactgtgccctgtgctccGCGAGACATTTCCGACCACTGCAGTCCTGAGCCCTCGCCGGCTCCTCACCCTGAGCCGCCCCTCAACTTCCGCAGCGTTAGTTCTCATCCTCGCACAGTCAG ggGACTCGTGGGGGATGTTAGCTTGCCTGTGCACCGTGCTCTGGCacctccctgcagtgccagctctcAATCGCACAGGGGACCCGGGGCCTGGCCCCTCCATCCAGAAAACCTATGACCTCACCCGCTACCTGGAGCACCAACTCCGCAGCTTGGCTGGGACCTAC CTGAACTACCTGGGCCCCCCCTTCAACGAGCCTGACTTCAACCCACCGCGGCTGGGGGCAGAGACCCTGCCCAGGGCCACGGTCAACCTGGAAGTGTGGCGAAGCCTCAATGACAAACTGCGGCTGACCCAGAACTACGAGGCCTACAGCCACCTCCTGTGTTACCTGCGGGGCCTCAACCGCCAGGCTGCCACGGCCGAGCTGCGGCGCAGCCTCGCCCACTTCTGCACCAGCCTCCAGGGTTTGCTGGGCAGCATTGCAGGTGTCATGGCGGCCCTGGGCtacccactgccccagcccctgcccgggaCTGAGCCCGCctgggcccctggccctgcccacagcGACTTCCTCCAGAAGATGGACGACTTCTGGCTGCTGAAGGAGCTGCAGACCTGGCTGTGGCGTTCAGCCAAGGACTTTAACCGGCTCAAGAAGAAGGTGCAGCCCCCGGCGGCTGCAGTCACCCTGCACCTGGAGGCCCACGGCTTCTGA
- the CLCF1 gene encoding cardiotrophin-like cytokine factor 1 isoform X1, which produces MDGDSRKPTTSPFRGGRVPVLRSQVPLLGSRRHGVEAVIPEGRALSTDRPSAGSPGIPEPPLSLALPGQSSNPPALSSAPPPPACYDTVTSELKYSWKHRPRLVNFMSRFSAQMTSLVFIQRLLPLLSCCREPVLPRDALQRPAWEGAGNTGGWDPGHSPHWRTDSPATGWVQRRAQLPTPALAGTLRGATDFEQGQTRSCKRPPGQKGSCRSPKPAHGYPEGPRGDSWGMLACLCTVLWHLPAVPALNRTGDPGPGPSIQKTYDLTRYLEHQLRSLAGTYLNYLGPPFNEPDFNPPRLGAETLPRATVNLEVWRSLNDKLRLTQNYEAYSHLLCYLRGLNRQAATAELRRSLAHFCTSLQGLLGSIAGVMAALGYPLPQPLPGTEPAWAPGPAHSDFLQKMDDFWLLKELQTWLWRSAKDFNRLKKKVQPPAAAVTLHLEAHGF; this is translated from the exons atggatggagactCTAGGAAGCCCACCACGAGTCCCTTCAGGGGAGGCAGGGTCCCAGTGCTCAGATCGCAGGTGCCCCTGCTAGGCAGCCGGAGACACGGAGTGGAAGCCGTCATCCCAGAGGGCAGGGCGCTGTCCACGGACCGCCCCTCTGCCGGCTCCCCTGGGATTCCagaacctcctctctctctggctctcccggGCCAGTCGTCAAAtcctcctgctctctcctctgcccccccccccccagcctgctaTGACACAGTTACCTCAGAACTGAAATATTCCTGGAAACACCGGCCTCGTCTGGTTAATTTCATGAGCCGTTTTTCTGCCCAGATGACTTCGCTCGTGTTTATCCAAAGgcttctccctctgctgtcctgCTGCAGGGAGCCGGTCCTCCCCAGGGACGCCCTACAGCGCCCAGCATGGGAGGGGGCAGGCAACACTGGGGGCTGGGATCCTGGCCACAGCCCCCACTGGAGGACAGACAGCCCAGCGACAGGGTGGGTGCAGAGGCGAGcccagctcccaactcctgcGTTAGCTGGGACCCTCCGCGGGGCCACTGACTTcgagcagggccagaccagatccTGCAAGCGACCTCCAGGCCAGAAGGGCTCCTGCCGGTCTCCAAAGCCAGCCCATGGGTACCCAGAGGGGCCTAGAG ggGACTCGTGGGGGATGTTAGCTTGCCTGTGCACCGTGCTCTGGCacctccctgcagtgccagctctcAATCGCACAGGGGACCCGGGGCCTGGCCCCTCCATCCAGAAAACCTATGACCTCACCCGCTACCTGGAGCACCAACTCCGCAGCTTGGCTGGGACCTAC CTGAACTACCTGGGCCCCCCCTTCAACGAGCCTGACTTCAACCCACCGCGGCTGGGGGCAGAGACCCTGCCCAGGGCCACGGTCAACCTGGAAGTGTGGCGAAGCCTCAATGACAAACTGCGGCTGACCCAGAACTACGAGGCCTACAGCCACCTCCTGTGTTACCTGCGGGGCCTCAACCGCCAGGCTGCCACGGCCGAGCTGCGGCGCAGCCTCGCCCACTTCTGCACCAGCCTCCAGGGTTTGCTGGGCAGCATTGCAGGTGTCATGGCGGCCCTGGGCtacccactgccccagcccctgcccgggaCTGAGCCCGCctgggcccctggccctgcccacagcGACTTCCTCCAGAAGATGGACGACTTCTGGCTGCTGAAGGAGCTGCAGACCTGGCTGTGGCGTTCAGCCAAGGACTTTAACCGGCTCAAGAAGAAGGTGCAGCCCCCGGCGGCTGCAGTCACCCTGCACCTGGAGGCCCACGGCTTCTGA
- the CLCF1 gene encoding cardiotrophin-like cytokine factor 1 isoform X4 encodes MDLRAGDSWGMLACLCTVLWHLPAVPALNRTGDPGPGPSIQKTYDLTRYLEHQLRSLAGTYLNYLGPPFNEPDFNPPRLGAETLPRATVNLEVWRSLNDKLRLTQNYEAYSHLLCYLRGLNRQAATAELRRSLAHFCTSLQGLLGSIAGVMAALGYPLPQPLPGTEPAWAPGPAHSDFLQKMDDFWLLKELQTWLWRSAKDFNRLKKKVQPPAAAVTLHLEAHGF; translated from the exons atggACCTCCGAGCAG ggGACTCGTGGGGGATGTTAGCTTGCCTGTGCACCGTGCTCTGGCacctccctgcagtgccagctctcAATCGCACAGGGGACCCGGGGCCTGGCCCCTCCATCCAGAAAACCTATGACCTCACCCGCTACCTGGAGCACCAACTCCGCAGCTTGGCTGGGACCTAC CTGAACTACCTGGGCCCCCCCTTCAACGAGCCTGACTTCAACCCACCGCGGCTGGGGGCAGAGACCCTGCCCAGGGCCACGGTCAACCTGGAAGTGTGGCGAAGCCTCAATGACAAACTGCGGCTGACCCAGAACTACGAGGCCTACAGCCACCTCCTGTGTTACCTGCGGGGCCTCAACCGCCAGGCTGCCACGGCCGAGCTGCGGCGCAGCCTCGCCCACTTCTGCACCAGCCTCCAGGGTTTGCTGGGCAGCATTGCAGGTGTCATGGCGGCCCTGGGCtacccactgccccagcccctgcccgggaCTGAGCCCGCctgggcccctggccctgcccacagcGACTTCCTCCAGAAGATGGACGACTTCTGGCTGCTGAAGGAGCTGCAGACCTGGCTGTGGCGTTCAGCCAAGGACTTTAACCGGCTCAAGAAGAAGGTGCAGCCCCCGGCGGCTGCAGTCACCCTGCACCTGGAGGCCCACGGCTTCTGA
- the POLD4 gene encoding DNA polymerase delta subunit 4 — translation MGRKQLITDSYPVVKRGEGPAGHGKGELARELGEEPRPPGGEDAVLELLRQFDLAWQYGPCTGITRLQRWHRAEQMGLEPPPEVLQLLKAHPGDPRFQYSLWHFYPL, via the exons ATGGGCCGGAAGCAGCTCATCACTGACTCCTACCCTGTTGTGAAGCGGGGGGAGGGGCCTGCCGGGCACGGCAAGGGGGAGCTGGCACGAGAGCTAG GGGAGGAGCCCCGGCCCCCCGGCGGGGAGGACGCCGTGCTGGAGCTGCTGCGGCAGTTTGACCTGGCCTGGCAGTACGGGCCCTGCACAG gGATCAcccgtctgcagcgctggcaccggGCAGAGCAGATGGGCTTGGAGCCGCCACCAGAGGTGCTCCAGCTGCTGAAGGCCCACCCTGGAGACCCCCGCTTCCAGTACAG CCTCTGGCACTTCTACCCACTCTGA